A single region of the Pseudomonas granadensis genome encodes:
- a CDS encoding phosphonate degradation HD-domain oxygenase → MNPEQVVARVFGLYERFGASDYIGEPVSQLEHMSQAAELAMAEGCDDEVVLAAFFHDIGHLCAEGAQNMGGYGVVSHERLGADYLREAGFSERLARLVEYHVQAKRYLTLREPGYVQRLSEASRRTLAYQGGVMTDAEADVFARDPLCAVSLRMRQWDELAKEVAVPVVDLEFLKRKAVTLLAAM, encoded by the coding sequence ATGAATCCGGAGCAAGTGGTGGCGCGGGTGTTCGGCTTGTATGAACGTTTCGGCGCCAGTGATTACATCGGCGAACCAGTGTCGCAGCTTGAACACATGTCGCAGGCAGCCGAGCTGGCCATGGCTGAGGGCTGCGATGATGAAGTGGTGCTCGCGGCGTTCTTTCACGACATCGGCCATTTGTGCGCCGAGGGTGCGCAGAACATGGGCGGTTATGGCGTCGTCAGCCATGAGCGGCTGGGTGCGGATTATCTGCGTGAGGCGGGTTTCAGCGAACGGCTGGCGCGGCTGGTGGAGTATCACGTTCAGGCCAAGCGTTATTTGACCTTGCGCGAGCCGGGGTATGTCCAGCGCTTGAGTGAAGCGAGTCGGCGCACGCTGGCGTATCAGGGCGGGGTGATGACGGACGCTGAGGCGGATGTGTTTGCGCGGGATCCGTTGTGTGCGGTCAGCCTGCGGATGCGCCAGTGGGATGAATTGGCGAAGGAGGTGGCGGTGCCGGTGGTGGATCTTGAGTTTTTGAAGCGCAAGGCCGTGACGTTGTTGGCAGCCATGTGA
- a CDS encoding TIGR03364 family FAD-dependent oxidoreductase, with translation MTHPKDLLIVGAGILGLSHAYAAAKRGLKVAVFERTATPLGASVRNFGQALVTGQPPGTMLELAKASREIWGDWAQLAGLQIKRNGSYLFARSEAEEQLLEAFCAGRAQEHDYNVELLRGAALRDLYGGQFSHHRAALHGRDDQQLYSREAIPALIDYLRRDPGVEFHFSTLVRDVEPGRLHSTAGSFTAPQIIVCSGHDYQTLLAEPIAALEPQICRLQMLRAKPHTELNLQHAVLTGLSCVHYGAFADLPEAAAVQAQILREQPHLPDNGIHLLISPTPYGELIIGDSHHYGSDPSPFNAEQVDNWMLELAEQTLGCKVQVVERWQGVYGARGPGPFSLLRPAPGLSVALMHTGVGMSVGPAMAERNIAQWLEEA, from the coding sequence ATGACACACCCCAAAGACCTGCTCATCGTCGGCGCCGGCATCCTCGGCCTGTCCCACGCCTACGCCGCGGCCAAGCGCGGGCTCAAAGTCGCCGTGTTCGAACGCACCGCCACGCCCCTCGGCGCCTCGGTGCGTAACTTCGGCCAGGCGCTGGTCACTGGCCAGCCGCCCGGCACCATGCTGGAACTGGCCAAGGCCAGCCGCGAGATCTGGGGCGACTGGGCGCAACTCGCCGGCCTGCAGATCAAGCGCAACGGCTCTTACCTGTTCGCCCGCAGCGAAGCCGAAGAACAGCTGCTCGAAGCGTTCTGCGCCGGTCGTGCGCAGGAGCACGACTACAACGTCGAGCTGCTGCGCGGTGCCGCATTGCGTGATCTGTACGGCGGTCAATTCAGCCATCACCGCGCCGCGCTGCATGGCAGGGATGATCAACAGTTGTACTCACGCGAAGCGATTCCGGCGCTGATCGACTACCTGCGCCGCGACCCTGGTGTCGAATTCCACTTCTCCACCCTGGTACGCGACGTTGAGCCAGGGCGGTTGCACAGTACTGCCGGCAGTTTTACCGCGCCGCAGATCATCGTCTGCTCCGGCCACGATTATCAGACCTTGCTCGCCGAGCCGATTGCCGCGCTCGAACCGCAAATCTGCCGCCTGCAAATGCTCCGCGCCAAACCGCACACGGAACTGAACCTGCAACACGCCGTGCTTACCGGTCTGAGCTGCGTGCACTACGGCGCCTTCGCCGATCTGCCCGAAGCGGCGGCGGTGCAGGCGCAGATCCTGCGCGAGCAACCGCACCTGCCTGACAACGGCATTCACCTGCTGATCAGCCCGACGCCGTATGGCGAGCTGATCATTGGCGACTCGCACCATTACGGCAGCGATCCGTCGCCGTTCAACGCCGAGCAAGTGGATAACTGGATGCTCGAACTCGCCGAGCAGACCCTCGGTTGCAAGGTGCAAGTGGTCGAGCGCTGGCAGGGCGTCTATGGTGCTCGTGGACCGGGTCCGTTTTCATTGCTGCGCCCGGCACCGGGCTTGAGCGTGGCGCTGATGCACACCGGCGTCGGCATGAGCGTCGGCCCGGCCATGGCCGAGCGCAACATTGCACAGTGGCTGGAGGAGGCATGA